A single Pan paniscus chromosome 21, NHGRI_mPanPan1-v2.0_pri, whole genome shotgun sequence DNA region contains:
- the CEBPB gene encoding CCAAT/enhancer-binding protein beta gives MQRLVAWDPACLPLPPPPPAFKSMEVANFYYEADCLAAAYGGKAAPAAPPAARPGPRPPAGELGSIGDHERAIDFSPYLEPLGAPQAPAPATATDTFEAAPPAPAPAPASSGQHHDFLSDLFSDDYGGKNCKKPAEYGYVSLGRLGAAKGALHPGCFAPLHPPPPPPPPPAELKAEPGFEPADCKRKEEAGAPGGGAGMAAGFPYALRAYLGYQAVPSGSSGSLSTSSSSSPPGTPSPADAKAPPTACYAGAAPAPSQVKSKAKKTVDKHSDEYKIRRERNNIAVRKSRDKAKMRNLETQHKVLELTAENERLQKKVEQLSRELSTLRNLFKQLPEPLLASSGHC, from the coding sequence ATGCAACGCCTGGTGGCCTGGGACCCAGCATGTCTCcccctgccgccgccgccgcctgccTTTAAATCCATGGAAGTGGCCAACTTCTACTACGAGGCGGACTGCTTGGCTGCTGCGTACGGCGGCAAGGCGGCCCCCGCGGCGCCCCCCGCGGCCAGACCCGGGCCGCGCCCCCCCGCCGGCGAGCTGGGCAGCATCGGCGACCACGAGCGCGCCATCGACTTCAGCCCGTACCTGGAGCCGCTGGGCGCGCCGCAGGCCCCGGCGCCCGCCACGGCCACGGACACCTTCGAGGCGGCTCCGCCCGCGCCCGCCCCCGCGCCCGCCTCCTCCGGGCAGCACCACGACTTCCTCTCCGACCTCTTCTCCGACGACTACGGGGGCAAGAACTGCAAGAAGCCGGCCGAGTACGGCTACGTGAGCCTGGGGCGCCTGGGGGCCGCCAAGGGCGCGCTGCACCCCGGCTGCTTCGCGCCCCTGCACCcaccgcccccgccgccgccgccgcccgccgagCTCAAGGCGGAGCCGGGCTTCGAGCCCGCGGACTGCAAGCGGAAGGAGGAGGCCGGGGCGCCGGGCGGCGGCGCAGGCATGGCGGCGGGCTTCCCGTACGCGCTGCGCGCTTACCTCGGCTACCAGGCGGTGCCGAGCGGCAGCAGCGGGAGCCTCTCCACGTCCTCGTCGTCCAGCCCGCCCGGCACGCCGAGCCCCGCTGACGCCAAGGCGCCCCCGACCGCCTGCTACGCGGGGGCCGCGCCGGCGCCCTCGCAGGTCAAGAGCAAGGCCAAGAAGACCGTGGACAAGCACAGCGACGAGTACAAGATCCGGCGCGAGCGCAACAACATCGCGGTGCGCAAGAGCCGCGACAAGGCCAAGATGCGCAACCTGGAGACGCAGCACAAGGTCCTGGAGCTCACGGCCGAGAACGAGCGTCTGCAGAAGAAGGTGGAGCAGCTGTCGCGCGAGCTCAGCACCCTGCGGAACTTGTTCAAGCAGCTGCCCGAGCCCCTGCTCGCCTCCTCCGGCCACTGCTAG